From the Ciconia boyciana chromosome 24, ASM3463844v1, whole genome shotgun sequence genome, one window contains:
- the LOC140643528 gene encoding acidic leucine-rich nuclear phosphoprotein 32 family member B isoform X2: protein MEMKKRLTLELRNKKPGEVKELVLDNCRSDDGKIVGLSSDFENLEFLSMININLLSVSNLPKLNKLRKLELSDNRISGGLEVLAERTPNLTHLNLSGNKIKDINTLEPLKKLPNLHSLDLFNCEVTTLMDYRESVFALLPQLTYLDGFDADDQEAPDSDPEADGDGLEDEYENGEGEEEDDDDEEDDLDEEVIDDEDDEDDDLEGEEEEDGVDDEEEDEEEDGEDDEEDEADDDLPRGEKRKRNLEDEGEEDPEDEEDDEDD, encoded by the exons ATGGAGATGAAGAAGCGGTTGACGCTGGAGCTGCGCAACAAGAAGCCGGGCGAG GTGAAGGAGCTGGTTCTTGATAACTGCCGTTCAGACGATGGGAAGATCGTTGGTCTCTCTTCAGATTTCGAGAACCTGGAGTTCCTCAGCATGATCAACATCAACTTGCTGTCCGTCTCCAATCTCCCCAAACTCAACAAACTCCGGAAG ctggagctgagTGATAACAGGATTTCTGGTGGCCTTGAAGTTCTAGCAGAGAGAACTCCTAACCTGACACACTTGAACCTAAGCGGCAACAAGATCAAAGACATCAATACCCTGGAGCCCTTG aaaaagttGCCAAACCTGCATAGTCTGGACCTCTTCAACTGTGAGGTGACAACGCTCATGGACTACCGGGAGAGTGTGTTCGCCCTTCTGCCGCAGCTCACCTACCTAGATGGATTTGATGCTGATGACCAGGAAGCCCCTGACTCAGACCCTGAAGCAGATGGGGATGGACTGGAAGATGAGTATGAGAATGGGGAAG gtgaggaagaggatgatgatgatgaggaaGATGATTTGGATGAAGAAGTCATtgatgatgaagatgatgaagatgatgatcTGGAaggtgaagaggaggaggacggaGTAGATGATGAG gaggaagatgaggaggaagatggTGAGGATGATGAagaagatgaagctgatgacG ACCTTCCAcgaggagaaaagagaaaacgaAATCTAGAGGATGAAGGAGAGGAAGATCCAGAAGATGAAGAGGACGATGAGGATGACTGA
- the LOC140643528 gene encoding acidic leucine-rich nuclear phosphoprotein 32 family member B isoform X1 — protein MEMKKRLTLELRNKKPGEVKELVLDNCRSDDGKIVGLSSDFENLEFLSMININLLSVSNLPKLNKLRKLELSDNRISGGLEVLAERTPNLTHLNLSGNKIKDINTLEPLKKLPNLHSLDLFNCEVTTLMDYRESVFALLPQLTYLDGFDADDQEAPDSDPEADGDGLEDEYENGEEGEEEDDDDEEDDLDEEVIDDEDDEDDDLEGEEEEDGVDDEEEDEEEDGEDDEEDEADDDLPRGEKRKRNLEDEGEEDPEDEEDDEDD, from the exons ATGGAGATGAAGAAGCGGTTGACGCTGGAGCTGCGCAACAAGAAGCCGGGCGAG GTGAAGGAGCTGGTTCTTGATAACTGCCGTTCAGACGATGGGAAGATCGTTGGTCTCTCTTCAGATTTCGAGAACCTGGAGTTCCTCAGCATGATCAACATCAACTTGCTGTCCGTCTCCAATCTCCCCAAACTCAACAAACTCCGGAAG ctggagctgagTGATAACAGGATTTCTGGTGGCCTTGAAGTTCTAGCAGAGAGAACTCCTAACCTGACACACTTGAACCTAAGCGGCAACAAGATCAAAGACATCAATACCCTGGAGCCCTTG aaaaagttGCCAAACCTGCATAGTCTGGACCTCTTCAACTGTGAGGTGACAACGCTCATGGACTACCGGGAGAGTGTGTTCGCCCTTCTGCCGCAGCTCACCTACCTAGATGGATTTGATGCTGATGACCAGGAAGCCCCTGACTCAGACCCTGAAGCAGATGGGGATGGACTGGAAGATGAGTATGAGAATGGGGAAG aaggtgaggaagaggatgatgatgatgaggaaGATGATTTGGATGAAGAAGTCATtgatgatgaagatgatgaagatgatgatcTGGAaggtgaagaggaggaggacggaGTAGATGATGAG gaggaagatgaggaggaagatggTGAGGATGATGAagaagatgaagctgatgacG ACCTTCCAcgaggagaaaagagaaaacgaAATCTAGAGGATGAAGGAGAGGAAGATCCAGAAGATGAAGAGGACGATGAGGATGACTGA